In Paenibacillus stellifer, the DNA window ATAAACATTGTTGTCTGCAGCGTGGACTTAGCTTCAGGCTGACGGGCGATACCTTCTACCGTTTTACTTACGATCAGACCGTTACCGATACCGGCGCCAAGAGCGCCCAAACCTACCGCGATTGCAGCCGCGATGTATGCCATAACTCCCATTTGATAAATCCTCCTTAGAGATGTGTAATGTTGGTGTTTATTTCAAGACGGACGCCGAAGCGTTTCCGTCCGGAATTAGTGCTCTTCATGCGTATCAATCGCTTGCGAAATGTACACGAACGTCAGAATGGTGAAGACGAACGCCTGGATCGAACCGACAAATATACTGAAGCCCTGCCAGATCATCAATAGCGGTACTGAAGCAACTGCTCCAACAATACTGCTTGACCCCAGCGT includes these proteins:
- the atpE gene encoding F0F1 ATP synthase subunit C, whose translation is MGVMAYIAAAIAVGLGALGAGIGNGLIVSKTVEGIARQPEAKSTLQTTMFIGVGLVEALPIIGVVLAFIFYANAGA